One part of the Bdellovibrio sp. KM01 genome encodes these proteins:
- a CDS encoding YiiD C-terminal domain-containing protein → MEIDSQDLIQILSDNIKLYEHLGITVETLNSHRAVLKVDLQKNLNHKGTAFGGSLYATGVMSAYALVLAGLKYYKIETENIVIAKGVIEYLRPIDSDFRILCEFPSLEEEKSFYQELQDKKRVRRDLKVQIFKDGGSDGLSLGAGAESAPVSGTLGASLVGSFVVRM, encoded by the coding sequence ATGGAAATAGACTCTCAAGATCTGATTCAAATCCTGTCTGACAATATCAAGCTGTATGAGCACCTGGGAATTACCGTTGAAACGTTAAATTCCCATCGTGCTGTTTTAAAAGTCGACCTGCAAAAAAACCTGAATCACAAAGGGACGGCTTTTGGTGGCAGCCTTTATGCGACGGGTGTCATGAGTGCCTATGCTTTGGTTTTAGCGGGATTGAAATACTATAAAATCGAAACAGAAAATATCGTGATTGCAAAAGGTGTGATTGAATACCTGCGACCGATTGATTCTGATTTTAGAATTCTTTGTGAATTTCCCAGTCTCGAGGAAGAAAAGTCCTTCTATCAGGAGCTTCAAGATAAGAAGCGCGTGCGCCGCGATTTGAAAGTTCAAATATTTAAGGACGGCGGTTCAGACGGTCTGTCCTTAGGGGCCGGGGCAGAGTCAGCCCCCGTTTCGGGAACTTTGGGGGCTTCTTTAGTGGGTTCTTTCGTCGTCAGGATGTGA
- a CDS encoding NifU family protein, with protein MSTQTQAQKVSFEATPNPATMKFHLHTKVADEGFDCPSAQEADRSPLASKIFGFPWTSSVYVGTDFITVTKQDWVDWELLAHPLSSLIQEHMDSKEPVVVQIVQHTDVDDPNDSPMVRNIKSVLNREIRPVVALDGGDIVFNKYENNKLYIHMRGACAGCPSSQATLKDGIEVRMKELFPEIHEVLAI; from the coding sequence ATGAGCACACAAACGCAAGCACAAAAGGTTTCTTTCGAAGCAACACCAAATCCGGCAACTATGAAGTTCCATTTGCATACGAAAGTAGCAGATGAAGGTTTTGATTGTCCTTCTGCGCAAGAAGCCGACCGCTCTCCTTTAGCCTCTAAAATCTTTGGCTTCCCTTGGACAAGCTCGGTTTATGTGGGAACTGATTTCATCACTGTGACCAAGCAAGACTGGGTTGATTGGGAACTATTGGCCCACCCATTAAGTAGCTTGATTCAGGAACATATGGACAGCAAAGAACCTGTGGTCGTGCAAATCGTGCAACACACAGATGTTGATGATCCCAACGACTCCCCCATGGTGCGCAATATTAAATCTGTCTTAAACCGCGAAATTCGTCCTGTTGTAGCTCTCGATGGCGGTGACATTGTTTTCAATAAGTACGAGAACAACAAACTTTACATCCACATGCGTGGTGCGTGTGCGGGCTGCCCTTCTTCTCAAGCAACGCTTAAAGACGGTATCGAAGTTCGCATGAAAGAATTGTTCCCGGAAATCCATGAAGTTCTTGCGATCTGA
- a CDS encoding MATE family efflux transporter translates to MKFLRSETVHESKLLLKLAGPIIVGQLGQNLIQLADTLMVGHLGPVALGASAFASSVFIVFLIFGLGMLAPITAMFAHAQGQEDHPRGGVLLGHSLIVALGIGVIITAILLGLLPHLHIFGQRPEVLAEGSAFYKVITWSIVPSLIYQAYKQFTDGLGRTKVAMYVMLGGVLINVAGNYLLINGYHGFPKLGLVGAAWASLGARVLMMIAMIGYVHLHPQFKKHLTLPWIHSYDQQILKNIIRLGIPNGFTFFFEVGAFASCAVMMGWFGAIPLAAHQIALSLASTSFMVTLGIGIASSIRVGFELGRGDYKLARHAGFTAIILGGSYMSLCGLGFLVFRHWFPTFYVNDPDVIAWAAQFFVVVALFEIFDGVQAVAIGALRGMSDTQWPSVIAFFAYWIMGLPGGYLLAFHLGVGPIGIWIGLLIGLIFASILLTYRFHRLSKRFIA, encoded by the coding sequence ATGAAGTTCTTGCGATCTGAGACCGTACACGAGTCTAAACTTTTATTAAAACTTGCCGGCCCTATCATCGTTGGACAGCTTGGTCAGAACTTGATCCAGCTGGCTGACACATTGATGGTCGGTCACTTGGGGCCGGTGGCCCTGGGCGCTTCTGCTTTTGCGAGCAGTGTTTTTATCGTATTTTTGATTTTCGGATTAGGAATGCTCGCCCCGATCACGGCGATGTTTGCCCATGCTCAAGGTCAGGAGGACCATCCTCGCGGCGGAGTTCTTCTGGGTCACAGTTTGATTGTGGCTTTAGGTATTGGCGTTATTATAACCGCAATCCTTTTAGGGTTGCTCCCCCACTTGCACATTTTTGGACAACGACCTGAAGTCTTAGCCGAGGGCTCTGCGTTCTATAAAGTTATCACGTGGTCGATTGTGCCGTCTTTAATTTATCAAGCCTACAAACAGTTCACCGATGGACTGGGCCGCACCAAAGTTGCGATGTACGTCATGCTGGGTGGTGTTTTGATTAACGTCGCCGGAAATTATCTTTTGATCAACGGTTATCACGGATTTCCAAAATTGGGTCTGGTGGGTGCTGCGTGGGCGTCCTTGGGTGCGCGTGTTTTGATGATGATAGCGATGATTGGTTATGTGCATCTTCATCCGCAATTCAAAAAACATCTGACACTCCCGTGGATTCACTCTTACGATCAACAGATTTTAAAAAACATCATTCGCCTGGGAATTCCCAATGGCTTCACTTTCTTTTTCGAAGTGGGAGCGTTTGCTTCGTGCGCTGTGATGATGGGTTGGTTTGGTGCGATTCCTTTGGCTGCTCACCAAATTGCTTTAAGCCTGGCGAGTACAAGCTTCATGGTAACTTTGGGTATCGGCATTGCCTCCAGCATTCGCGTGGGCTTTGAACTGGGCCGAGGCGATTATAAACTGGCTCGCCATGCAGGCTTTACGGCCATTATTTTGGGTGGCTCTTATATGAGTCTTTGCGGATTGGGCTTTTTGGTTTTCAGACATTGGTTCCCGACATTTTACGTGAATGACCCTGATGTGATCGCTTGGGCGGCGCAATTCTTTGTTGTGGTCGCACTGTTTGAAATCTTTGATGGCGTACAGGCGGTGGCCATTGGCGCTCTTCGTGGCATGAGCGATACGCAGTGGCCCAGTGTGATTGCGTTCTTTGCATACTGGATTATGGGCCTGCCCGGAGGCTATTTATTGGCTTTCCACCTGGGCGTAGGTCCCATCGGAATATGGATAGGACTTTTGATAGGCCTCATATTTGCGTCGATCCTACTTACGTATCGCTTTCATCGTCTCAGTAAGAGATTCATTGCTTAG
- a CDS encoding sulfurtransferase: protein MRNVFGALFLLLAFVGCQTKPTKVTSEQGVVGAPEKLMEGSPVILDVRAPFEFNLSHVPGAINVRWEDFSSQDPNSRGVLQDDLFAIARRLSLIGIDPDSKVVILGKGSLGNGEEGRIAWTLNVLGVKNVHTALHTVARATNPKGDEPLVKNKSIWKPVVDESLFIDARNFKAYATQQLSPLKMTGKKKHKKAMDLPVSSLFGMNFNDAKNKVVILDVRAAAEYGINNLTKYKTVKAPVVQLEWKEFFNEDNSVKKDIEKKLESKGITKDKIVMVISNHGVRSGAVTYALRESGFRQSVNFAGGYEQWK, encoded by the coding sequence ATGAGAAATGTTTTTGGTGCTTTGTTTCTTCTTCTGGCCTTTGTTGGCTGCCAAACGAAACCTACCAAAGTTACGTCTGAACAAGGTGTTGTGGGTGCTCCTGAAAAACTTATGGAAGGTAGTCCTGTCATTCTTGATGTCAGAGCTCCGTTTGAGTTTAACCTTTCTCATGTGCCGGGAGCGATCAATGTTCGCTGGGAGGACTTCTCTTCTCAGGATCCGAATTCCCGTGGCGTTTTGCAGGATGATCTGTTTGCGATTGCACGCAGACTTTCTTTGATTGGTATTGATCCTGATTCCAAAGTTGTGATTTTGGGTAAAGGTTCTTTGGGGAATGGTGAAGAGGGGCGTATCGCTTGGACTTTGAATGTTCTGGGCGTTAAGAATGTTCACACGGCTCTTCATACGGTCGCCCGCGCGACAAATCCTAAAGGTGATGAGCCTTTGGTTAAAAATAAATCCATCTGGAAGCCAGTGGTTGATGAGTCTTTGTTCATCGATGCTCGTAATTTCAAGGCCTATGCGACTCAGCAGCTTTCTCCTTTAAAAATGACGGGGAAAAAGAAACATAAAAAAGCCATGGACCTGCCGGTCAGTTCTTTGTTTGGCATGAACTTTAACGATGCGAAAAACAAAGTCGTGATCTTGGATGTGCGTGCAGCGGCAGAGTATGGAATCAATAATTTGACGAAGTATAAAACCGTCAAAGCTCCCGTCGTGCAGCTTGAATGGAAAGAGTTTTTTAACGAAGACAATTCCGTGAAGAAAGATATCGAGAAAAAATTAGAATCCAAAGGCATCACCAAAGACAAAATTGTTATGGTGATCAGCAATCACGGTGTTCGTTCTGGTGCCGTGACGTATGCGCTTCGTGAATCAGGTTTCCGTCAAAGTGTGAATTTTGCCGGAGGCTATGAGCAATGGAAATAG
- a CDS encoding tail fiber domain-containing protein yields the protein MKKILSISALLTLLVNTAFAVSPGSLLTYEGLLTDSTGTPITTTQTVGFQILYGACVMYSETQSVVPGSAGEFSVIVGTGTRTDTTNNTADRIFASAGSVNCNGSSAATMTGFTTRALRITVNGVDLTPDVQIGNIPVAINSQKLADKGASEFLQVNSSQTTTQANLESILSRYTTLNSLISAYAGNTLTAQSAQTAVNFTGALAGDVSGTQTATSVDKIKGVTVDTTGLASGKILKYDGSKWAVADDSTGTSPGDATYSTKGLVQPMTDAATSGLLISSGVIKVNYGTAANQIVKLDASAKLPAVDGSQLTGILPSGATAGQVLTSSGSTLSWTTPSTTDTTKLPLAGGTMSGAISMGGNNITNIGFITMNTGGQFHLSNNSVDPSLSTADKGKVWFNSTSNQIKYWDGSATQTVGVAGAGLTSLNGQSGSSQSFGTPTTAGTSLSWSSSSNSHVLNIPMASGAGVTAGLISKTDYDAFNAKQAAGNYISSLTGDVTATGPGSAAVTLANSVVTSAKIADGTIVGTDMNFTGMVNATAGIVIQDSTGKFASFACSTAGHVPTWTVTGWICSALDPANLSAVVPITKGGTGASTASAAFAALSPMTAKGDLISHSGSAPSVLSVGTTGQILTADSAQTTGLRWATPNYFANGGNTFGADATLGLTDGYGLNIKTNSATRLHINAAGNVGIGSTANTNVPLTLSSALAGGTTLHIVNTNSSRNYSLNTGSLSSTYGASVFALNDETAGKTRFLIDTNGAASLGGTITNMVAAAGPGVLTLNGPGTTTSDTGVLEMNNNIATVAAGTSGGKVTFNAYNNLGSKNLASIQVLTDGSGGANGYGGRIMFTTKADNSTSQGINFIMTSTGNVGIGTGVPAYRLDVSGDANLSTGSVYRIAGTQICTISGCTSSSDRRLKENIQPLQNSLENILKLDAVSYNYIDTARFGDKHQVGLIAQDVEKIYPEVVVTDEKTGMKAVAYDHLVAPLIEAVKSLYYKVTASEEKITEHERRLASVEEQKTLDRAEIEKLKVENEALRKQNENLQKDLNLIKSKLGL from the coding sequence ATGAAAAAGATCCTTTCTATTTCAGCACTGCTGACTTTGTTGGTAAATACGGCCTTTGCCGTGTCGCCAGGGTCTTTGCTGACTTACGAAGGACTTTTGACCGACTCCACTGGCACCCCCATCACGACCACTCAAACTGTGGGTTTTCAAATCCTTTACGGGGCTTGTGTGATGTATTCAGAAACACAATCCGTGGTCCCAGGATCCGCCGGTGAGTTTTCCGTGATTGTGGGAACAGGGACTCGCACAGATACAACGAACAACACTGCAGACCGCATCTTTGCTTCGGCAGGAAGTGTGAATTGTAATGGCTCTTCTGCTGCGACGATGACGGGATTTACGACTCGCGCTTTACGAATCACTGTGAACGGTGTGGATTTGACTCCTGATGTGCAAATCGGAAATATCCCCGTTGCGATCAACTCGCAAAAACTGGCTGATAAAGGGGCTTCTGAATTCCTACAAGTCAACTCCAGCCAAACGACGACTCAGGCGAATCTGGAAAGTATTCTTTCCCGTTATACGACTTTGAATAGTTTGATATCAGCTTATGCTGGCAACACACTGACTGCACAATCTGCACAGACAGCTGTGAATTTCACCGGCGCATTGGCGGGAGATGTTTCTGGTACGCAAACCGCGACTTCGGTTGATAAAATCAAAGGTGTTACTGTCGACACAACGGGCCTCGCATCCGGTAAAATTTTAAAATATGACGGCAGCAAGTGGGCTGTGGCAGATGATAGCACGGGTACTTCACCTGGCGATGCAACTTACAGCACTAAAGGTCTCGTGCAACCGATGACTGATGCTGCGACTTCGGGTCTTCTGATTTCTTCCGGTGTCATCAAAGTCAATTATGGTACGGCTGCAAATCAGATTGTGAAACTTGATGCCAGTGCAAAACTTCCAGCGGTGGATGGTTCACAACTGACAGGCATCCTCCCGTCCGGCGCTACAGCTGGTCAGGTTCTTACTTCAAGCGGATCGACTCTGTCTTGGACGACTCCTTCGACTACGGATACAACGAAACTTCCACTTGCAGGTGGAACGATGTCTGGTGCCATTAGTATGGGTGGCAACAACATTACTAATATCGGTTTCATTACGATGAACACTGGCGGCCAGTTTCACCTTTCTAATAACTCTGTCGACCCTTCTCTTTCGACTGCCGACAAGGGTAAAGTTTGGTTCAACTCTACCAGCAATCAAATCAAATACTGGGACGGTTCTGCGACACAAACTGTGGGTGTTGCGGGTGCGGGACTTACAAGTTTGAATGGTCAATCAGGTTCCTCACAATCTTTTGGAACACCGACAACAGCAGGAACGAGTTTGTCCTGGTCTTCCTCTTCTAATAGCCACGTTTTAAATATTCCGATGGCCTCTGGAGCTGGCGTTACCGCTGGTTTAATTAGCAAAACTGATTACGATGCTTTCAACGCGAAACAAGCTGCCGGAAATTACATTTCATCATTAACGGGAGATGTAACTGCCACGGGCCCGGGTTCTGCTGCCGTAACTTTGGCAAACAGTGTAGTAACAAGCGCTAAAATTGCAGATGGCACTATCGTTGGCACCGATATGAACTTTACCGGTATGGTAAACGCCACGGCCGGCATCGTGATCCAAGATTCCACGGGCAAATTCGCCAGCTTTGCTTGCTCGACAGCGGGCCATGTTCCGACTTGGACAGTGACCGGCTGGATTTGCTCGGCACTGGATCCCGCGAACTTGTCTGCGGTGGTTCCAATCACTAAAGGTGGTACGGGAGCTTCCACTGCGAGTGCTGCCTTCGCTGCCCTATCTCCGATGACAGCTAAGGGTGATTTGATTTCTCACTCAGGCTCTGCGCCTTCAGTGTTGAGTGTGGGTACTACGGGCCAGATTCTGACTGCTGATTCTGCACAAACAACGGGTTTAAGATGGGCCACTCCAAATTACTTTGCAAATGGTGGTAATACATTCGGCGCTGATGCAACGTTAGGTCTTACAGATGGCTATGGTCTTAACATTAAGACAAACAGCGCCACCCGCCTGCATATCAATGCCGCGGGTAACGTGGGAATTGGCTCCACCGCGAACACGAACGTCCCATTGACATTGTCTTCTGCTCTTGCGGGAGGCACGACTTTGCATATAGTTAATACAAATTCTTCAAGAAACTATTCATTGAACACTGGAAGTTTATCTTCAACTTATGGTGCGAGTGTATTTGCTTTAAACGATGAGACCGCTGGAAAAACACGCTTCTTGATCGATACAAATGGTGCTGCGTCTTTAGGTGGAACGATCACAAATATGGTCGCGGCTGCGGGCCCAGGTGTTCTTACACTAAATGGACCCGGAACAACTACTTCCGACACTGGCGTACTCGAAATGAACAATAATATTGCCACAGTAGCTGCGGGCACTTCCGGTGGTAAAGTCACATTTAATGCTTACAACAATTTAGGCTCGAAGAACCTGGCAAGCATTCAGGTCCTTACCGATGGCTCCGGCGGTGCCAACGGTTATGGCGGTCGTATTATGTTTACGACCAAAGCAGATAACTCCACGTCTCAGGGAATTAACTTCATTATGACGTCGACGGGCAATGTCGGAATCGGCACAGGCGTTCCAGCCTATCGCCTTGATGTCAGTGGTGATGCAAACTTATCAACAGGATCCGTCTACAGAATCGCTGGAACTCAGATTTGTACTATTTCTGGCTGTACTTCTTCCTCTGACAGACGATTAAAAGAGAACATTCAGCCTCTGCAAAATTCTCTCGAAAATATTTTGAAGCTTGATGCAGTTTCTTATAATTACATCGACACGGCCCGTTTCGGTGACAAACACCAAGTCGGTCTGATCGCTCAAGATGTTGAAAAGATCTATCCCGAAGTCGTCGTCACGGATGAAAAGACCGGCATGAAAGCTGTGGCTTACGATCACTTAGTGGCTCCTCTGATCGAAGCAGTGAAATCACTCTATTATAAAGTCACGGCTTCTGAAGAAAAAATCACAGAGCACGAACGTCGCCTTGCTTCGGTTGAGGAACAAAAGACTTTGGATCGCGCTGAGATTGAAAAACTTAAAGTTGAGAACGAAGCGCTTAGGAAACAAAACGAGAACTTACAAAAAGATCTCAATTTGATAAAATCCAAGCTCGGTCTGTAA
- a CDS encoding PA14 domain-containing protein, which produces MKKTAALLVASLACSPAYAISLGDILKSIFSAPVKQESRTPASSGSNSTAKSEQQSLEELRKTLGLLKKISCTYHGNNYGVDPNAVFEFPDNPDQTVCDPLSGTASESRTSGLAAKLYIRSEEMKTVNGVMDYYSKGIRLDQNLYFASINVPTRMFTKGFTTEGGATLVDGSGNKLIENFAVEYNSILKLGADDKEGEYELGIISDDGARVFFKENDQWKELINNDGNHPSRFGCTFRTLTMKKDTEVPIKVLYYQGPRYHISNVLMWKYHKDVKAFQKSYKDNWVCGQRGNELFYSPKTEKPTAVTKWLEHTGWKVIANANFKMPEQKTNPCVEEKLQITDLIATSVEAPRATIVWKTNIKSTSQLKISNFFTGEVIYTELNSELVTNHEVQLDGLVRGIYYLINAISVDEKGNQVISSPDYLITP; this is translated from the coding sequence ATGAAAAAAACTGCTGCTTTGCTTGTAGCTTCTTTAGCATGCTCCCCTGCTTACGCCATTTCACTTGGCGACATTCTCAAATCCATTTTTAGCGCCCCTGTAAAACAGGAAAGCCGTACGCCGGCTAGTTCAGGATCGAACTCTACTGCTAAATCCGAACAACAAAGCCTGGAAGAGTTACGTAAGACATTAGGCTTATTAAAAAAGATCAGCTGTACCTATCATGGTAACAACTATGGGGTGGATCCTAATGCGGTCTTTGAATTCCCGGATAATCCAGATCAAACAGTCTGTGATCCTTTATCTGGTACAGCTTCAGAATCCCGCACCAGCGGTCTGGCCGCGAAACTATATATTCGCAGTGAAGAGATGAAAACCGTCAATGGTGTGATGGATTACTATAGTAAAGGGATCCGTTTGGATCAGAATCTTTACTTTGCTTCGATCAATGTTCCAACTCGCATGTTCACGAAAGGTTTCACGACTGAAGGTGGCGCGACACTGGTTGACGGTTCAGGTAATAAATTGATCGAAAACTTCGCGGTGGAGTACAATTCCATCCTTAAATTAGGTGCTGACGATAAAGAAGGTGAATACGAATTAGGTATCATCTCTGACGACGGTGCCCGCGTGTTCTTTAAAGAAAATGATCAATGGAAAGAATTGATTAACAATGACGGTAACCATCCTTCCCGCTTTGGTTGCACATTCAGAACTCTGACAATGAAAAAAGACACCGAAGTACCAATCAAGGTTCTTTACTATCAAGGTCCTCGTTATCACATCTCGAATGTGTTGATGTGGAAATACCATAAGGACGTAAAAGCCTTCCAGAAGTCCTACAAAGACAACTGGGTATGTGGTCAACGTGGCAATGAGCTTTTCTATTCGCCTAAAACTGAAAAACCGACAGCGGTTACGAAGTGGCTGGAACACACAGGTTGGAAAGTTATTGCTAACGCCAACTTTAAAATGCCAGAGCAAAAAACCAACCCTTGCGTAGAGGAAAAACTGCAGATTACTGACCTGATCGCAACGTCTGTTGAAGCTCCACGCGCAACGATTGTTTGGAAAACAAATATCAAATCAACAAGCCAATTGAAGATTTCAAATTTCTTCACGGGTGAGGTTATTTACACTGAGTTAAACTCAGAGCTGGTAACAAACCATGAAGTTCAATTGGACGGTCTGGTTCGCGGCATCTACTATTTGATCAACGCAATCTCTGTGGATGAAAAAGGCAATCAAGTGATCAGCTCTCCGGATTACTTGATCACTCCGTAA
- a CDS encoding class I fructose-bisphosphate aldolase: MTPRVREILNWYGADNPGVLTNLARIMNHGKLAGTGKMVILPVDQGFEHGPARSFAKNPDGYDPNYHVELAIESGCNAYAAPLGFIEAIARDYAGEIPLILKINNSESLYGSKAPISAVTSYIDDALRLGCVGIGFTVYPGSAERKQMYEEIAEASRLAKQAGLVVVIWSYPRGEQLSKEGEQAIDVIAYAAHIAAQLGAHIIKVKPPTAHIEQAAAAKVYAEQGIKVTTMADRIRHVVQSCFNGKRIVIFSGGEAKGTEELLKEVQEMGQGGGFGSIMGRNAFQRPKKESIALLHGVMEAFAGKKL; this comes from the coding sequence ATGACACCAAGAGTTAGAGAGATTTTGAACTGGTACGGAGCTGACAACCCAGGCGTTTTGACGAACCTGGCTCGCATTATGAATCACGGTAAATTGGCGGGTACTGGTAAGATGGTTATCTTGCCTGTGGATCAAGGTTTTGAGCACGGTCCAGCACGTTCATTTGCGAAAAATCCAGATGGCTACGATCCTAATTACCACGTAGAACTTGCGATTGAATCTGGTTGCAACGCTTACGCGGCTCCACTGGGTTTCATCGAAGCGATCGCTCGTGACTACGCTGGCGAAATCCCATTGATCTTGAAAATCAATAACTCTGAATCACTTTACGGCAGCAAAGCTCCGATCTCTGCAGTGACGTCTTACATTGACGATGCTTTGAGACTGGGTTGTGTGGGTATCGGTTTCACAGTTTACCCAGGTTCTGCTGAACGTAAGCAAATGTACGAAGAAATTGCAGAAGCATCTCGTCTTGCAAAACAAGCGGGCCTTGTGGTTGTGATCTGGTCTTACCCTCGTGGTGAGCAACTTTCTAAAGAAGGTGAACAAGCTATCGACGTGATCGCTTATGCTGCTCACATCGCAGCTCAATTGGGCGCACACATCATCAAAGTTAAACCGCCAACAGCTCACATCGAGCAAGCAGCGGCTGCAAAAGTTTACGCTGAACAAGGTATCAAAGTAACAACAATGGCTGATCGTATCCGTCACGTTGTTCAATCTTGCTTCAATGGCAAACGCATCGTGATCTTCTCTGGTGGCGAAGCGAAAGGCACTGAAGAGCTTCTGAAAGAAGTTCAAGAAATGGGTCAAGGCGGCGGCTTTGGTTCGATCATGGGCCGTAATGCTTTCCAACGTCCTAAGAAAGAGTCTATCGCTCTTCTTCATGGTGTTATGGAAGCCTTCGCTGGTAAAAAACTTTAG
- the lysS gene encoding lysine--tRNA ligase: MSIQENPLRAEKRKKLHALREKGINPYPYSFENKTAIAEIVEKHAAGLQAGEKKPESVYRIAGRLMTLRAMGKACFFNVQDQSGTVQVYVKTEELAEKEKAAFELVDLGDIVGVEGYVFKSQKGEFSIYLKHFEILTKSIEPLPEKFHGVQDIEIKYRHRHLDLMTDADSRKVFETRSKIISEIRRFLDSRGFMEVETPTLQPIYGGAAATPFTTHHKALDMKLYMRISPELYLKRLLVGGFEKVYEISKNFRNEGIDRTHNPEFSLLEFYEAYTDYNYQMNQFEELVSQLALKITGSMKVSYQGKEIDFTPPWRRLTVHDGVREYAKIDPDKATDQELFDAVNKMGGDLDAPGKRGEMIMELFELTAEQHLFQPTFVMDHPKEISPLTKIHRGDDRLVERFEPFAACMEIGNSYSELNDPEDQLARLKEQEANRGNDEEAHPMDEDFLLAIDAGMPPTGGVGLGIERIVMILTDRPSIRDIIFFPTMRITK; encoded by the coding sequence ATGTCGATTCAAGAAAATCCGCTGCGCGCGGAGAAACGTAAAAAATTGCACGCCCTTCGCGAGAAGGGCATTAATCCTTATCCTTATTCTTTCGAGAATAAAACAGCGATCGCAGAGATCGTTGAAAAACACGCAGCGGGATTGCAGGCGGGCGAGAAGAAGCCTGAATCAGTTTACCGTATCGCAGGTCGTTTGATGACTTTGCGTGCGATGGGTAAGGCCTGCTTCTTTAACGTTCAAGATCAGTCTGGAACAGTTCAGGTTTACGTAAAAACCGAAGAATTGGCAGAAAAAGAAAAAGCCGCATTTGAACTTGTGGACCTGGGCGACATCGTGGGTGTTGAAGGTTACGTTTTCAAATCGCAAAAAGGCGAATTCTCCATTTACCTAAAACACTTCGAAATTTTGACGAAGTCTATCGAACCATTGCCCGAGAAATTCCATGGCGTGCAAGATATCGAAATCAAATACCGTCACAGACATTTGGATCTGATGACGGATGCGGATTCTCGTAAAGTTTTCGAAACTCGTTCTAAAATCATCTCTGAAATCCGCAGATTCTTGGATTCTCGTGGTTTCATGGAAGTGGAAACTCCCACACTTCAGCCTATCTATGGTGGTGCCGCGGCGACTCCGTTCACAACTCACCACAAAGCTTTGGATATGAAGTTGTACATGAGAATTTCCCCTGAGCTTTACTTGAAACGTCTTTTGGTGGGCGGCTTCGAAAAAGTTTACGAAATCTCTAAAAACTTCCGTAATGAAGGTATCGACAGAACTCACAATCCTGAGTTCTCTTTGCTAGAGTTCTATGAAGCGTACACGGACTACAACTATCAAATGAACCAATTCGAGGAACTTGTTTCTCAGTTGGCTTTGAAAATCACGGGCAGCATGAAGGTTTCTTACCAAGGTAAAGAAATCGATTTCACGCCTCCTTGGAGACGTTTGACTGTTCATGATGGTGTTCGTGAATACGCGAAAATCGATCCAGATAAAGCAACGGACCAAGAGTTGTTCGATGCCGTTAACAAAATGGGCGGTGACTTGGATGCTCCAGGTAAACGCGGCGAAATGATCATGGAGTTGTTCGAGCTCACTGCAGAACAACACTTGTTCCAGCCAACATTTGTTATGGATCATCCAAAAGAAATCTCTCCATTGACGAAAATTCACAGAGGTGATGACCGTCTGGTAGAGCGTTTCGAGCCATTTGCAGCTTGCATGGAAATCGGGAACTCTTATTCCGAGTTGAACGATCCAGAAGATCAATTGGCACGTTTGAAAGAACAAGAGGCAAACCGCGGTAACGACGAAGAAGCCCATCCAATGGATGAAGATTTCTTGTTGGCTATCGATGCGGGTATGCCACCAACAGGTGGCGTGGGTCTCGGAATTGAGCGTATCGTGATGATCCTGACAGATCGTCCTTCGATCCGTGATATTATATTCTTTCCTACCATGAGGATAACTAAGTAA